Proteins encoded by one window of Acuticoccus sp. MNP-M23:
- a CDS encoding DUF3072 domain-containing protein produces the protein MTATPSPQPKAEPTSNAEKDPDNWTTGDEAMTGAQASYLKTLSEEAGIPFDETLSKADASKAIDALQAETGRGK, from the coding sequence ATGACAGCCACCCCAAGCCCGCAGCCGAAGGCCGAGCCCACCTCCAACGCCGAAAAGGACCCGGACAACTGGACCACCGGCGACGAGGCGATGACCGGCGCCCAGGCCTCCTACCTGAAGACGCTGTCGGAAGAAGCCGGCATTCCGTTCGACGAGACGCTCTCCAAGGCCGATGCGTCCAAGGCCATCGACGCGCTCCAGGCCGAAACC
- a CDS encoding branched-chain amino acid ABC transporter permease: MFAMPDFFIQVLWEGFVGGVLYALIALGFVLIFKASGVFNFAQGIMVVFAALSLVGLVELGLPAPLAFVACLGIMFVLAVGVERFVLRPLVNQPDIILFMATIGLTFFLIGLGELIFGGEPKTMVTEALFLPTGSSVWEPAGLGPDGAPGFILFQHLDVAAAAIALALVAALGFFFSKTRIGRALRAVADDHQAALSVGISLNQIWVIVWFAAGVVALFTGIMWGARSDVSFALEIIAFKALPVLILGGFTSIPGAIVGGLIIGIGEKLGEIYWGPLVGGGIESWFAYMIALVFLLFRPQGLFGERIIERI, encoded by the coding sequence ATGTTCGCGATGCCGGATTTCTTCATCCAGGTGCTGTGGGAAGGCTTCGTCGGCGGTGTGCTTTACGCTCTGATTGCGCTGGGGTTCGTCCTGATCTTCAAGGCGTCCGGCGTGTTCAACTTTGCCCAGGGCATCATGGTGGTGTTTGCCGCCCTGTCTCTGGTGGGGCTGGTGGAGCTCGGGCTGCCGGCGCCGCTGGCATTTGTCGCCTGCCTCGGCATCATGTTCGTGCTGGCCGTGGGGGTGGAGCGGTTCGTCCTGCGGCCGCTGGTCAACCAGCCGGACATCATCCTGTTCATGGCCACCATCGGGCTCACATTCTTTCTCATCGGTCTTGGCGAGCTCATCTTCGGCGGCGAGCCGAAGACCATGGTGACGGAGGCGCTGTTCCTGCCCACCGGCTCGTCGGTGTGGGAACCGGCTGGCCTCGGCCCCGACGGGGCGCCAGGCTTCATCCTCTTCCAGCACCTCGACGTTGCGGCCGCTGCCATTGCGCTGGCGCTGGTGGCGGCGCTCGGCTTCTTCTTCTCCAAGACGCGGATCGGCCGGGCCCTGCGCGCCGTGGCGGACGACCACCAGGCCGCGCTGTCGGTGGGCATCTCTCTCAACCAGATCTGGGTGATCGTGTGGTTTGCCGCAGGGGTGGTGGCGCTGTTCACGGGGATCATGTGGGGTGCACGGTCGGACGTGTCGTTCGCGCTGGAGATCATCGCGTTCAAGGCGCTGCCGGTGCTGATCCTCGGCGGGTTCACGTCGATCCCGGGTGCCATCGTGGGGGGCCTCATCATCGGGATCGGCGAAAAGCTCGGCGAGATCTATTGGGGGCCGCTTGTGGGGGGCGGGATCGAAAGCTGGTTTGCCTATATGATCGCGCTTGTTTTCCTTCTGTTCCGGCCGCAGGGTCTGTTTGGCGAACGGATCATCGAACGGATCTGA
- a CDS encoding VOC family protein has translation MTHKSRIGCIVIDCKIDELSPALAFWSAALGCDGKIDERGKYAILENDRGDPRILLQAVDHDPRVHLDIETDDKEAEAARLAALGATRVEEFPRWIIMEAPTGHRFCLIGPTRDGFEEHAPAVG, from the coding sequence ATGACCCACAAGAGCCGCATCGGCTGCATCGTGATCGACTGCAAGATCGACGAACTGTCCCCTGCGCTGGCGTTCTGGTCCGCCGCTCTTGGATGCGACGGCAAGATCGACGAACGCGGCAAATATGCGATCCTCGAAAATGACAGGGGCGACCCGCGCATCCTCCTGCAGGCGGTCGACCATGACCCGCGCGTCCACCTCGACATCGAGACCGACGACAAGGAGGCCGAAGCCGCACGCCTTGCCGCCCTCGGCGCAACGCGGGTAGAGGAGTTTCCGCGCTGGATCATCATGGAGGCGCCCACGGGCCACCGCTTCTGCCTGATCGGGCCGACGCGCGACGGGTTTGAGGAACACGCGCCGGCCGTCGGGTGA
- a CDS encoding DUF805 domain-containing protein, translating into MNFVAAVERVLMNYANFSGRAGRAEFWWWTLAVFILAAITGIADGALVAPVLGFEALSRTADAPVTYLLQLALLCPNLAVCFRRLHDKGRSAWWMLLNFIPLIGTIILIIMFATPGDYGDNRYGPPPPR; encoded by the coding sequence ATGAATTTTGTGGCGGCCGTCGAGCGGGTTCTGATGAACTACGCCAACTTTTCAGGCCGGGCCGGCCGGGCTGAATTCTGGTGGTGGACGCTGGCCGTCTTCATTCTGGCCGCAATCACCGGCATTGCCGACGGAGCACTGGTGGCGCCGGTTCTTGGCTTCGAGGCACTGTCGCGCACGGCGGATGCGCCGGTCACGTACCTTCTGCAACTGGCGCTTTTGTGCCCAAACCTGGCGGTGTGCTTCCGCCGGCTGCACGACAAGGGGCGCTCCGCGTGGTGGATGCTGCTCAACTTCATCCCGCTGATCGGGACGATCATCCTCATCATCATGTTCGCGACGCCGGGCGATTATGGCGACAACCGCTACGGGCCGCCGCCACCGCGCTGA
- a CDS encoding branched-chain amino acid ABC transporter permease: MFYREAGQFKTSYAADQAAFPVREDRIGIALIVAAALIVPWFANDFVLNTILIPFLIFALAAIGLNVLTGYCGQLSLGTGAFMGVGAYACYKLTTIFPDVNIIVWVLASGVFSAGIGVLFGLPSLRIKGFYLAVATLAAQFFLEWCFIRIPWLYNANPSGAIEVPTREAFGFAITGATAAPLTRYFVVLGIVLLMTWLIGNLLRGRIGRSWMMIRDMDIAAELIGVRPLFAKLSAFAVSSFVCGVAGALFVFMWLGAAEPSAFNIRLSFQVLFMVILGGLGSMAGSFMGAAFIFILPIVIRMVPAALGLEIDAATVEHLNFLVIGALIVGILIVEPHGLARMWSVARQKLRVWPFPY; encoded by the coding sequence GTGTTTTACCGTGAAGCCGGCCAGTTCAAGACGAGTTATGCGGCGGACCAGGCGGCCTTTCCCGTCCGCGAGGACCGGATCGGGATTGCGCTGATTGTGGCGGCTGCGCTGATCGTCCCGTGGTTCGCAAACGATTTCGTGCTGAACACCATCCTCATTCCGTTTCTGATCTTTGCGCTGGCGGCCATCGGCCTCAATGTGCTCACCGGCTATTGCGGCCAGCTATCGCTGGGGACCGGCGCATTCATGGGGGTGGGCGCCTACGCCTGCTACAAGCTGACCACCATCTTTCCGGACGTGAACATCATCGTCTGGGTCTTGGCATCCGGGGTTTTCTCGGCGGGCATCGGCGTGCTGTTCGGCCTGCCGTCGCTGCGCATCAAGGGCTTCTACCTCGCCGTCGCCACGCTGGCGGCGCAGTTTTTCCTCGAATGGTGCTTCATCCGCATTCCCTGGCTCTACAACGCCAACCCGTCCGGCGCCATCGAGGTGCCGACGCGGGAGGCGTTCGGCTTTGCCATAACCGGTGCGACGGCGGCACCGCTGACGCGCTATTTTGTGGTGCTGGGCATCGTCCTGTTGATGACGTGGCTGATCGGCAACCTCCTGCGCGGGCGGATCGGACGCTCGTGGATGATGATCCGCGACATGGACATTGCCGCCGAGCTGATTGGCGTGCGACCGCTGTTTGCCAAGCTCTCGGCCTTTGCCGTGTCGTCCTTCGTGTGCGGGGTGGCAGGAGCGCTGTTCGTGTTCATGTGGCTGGGGGCGGCGGAGCCTTCGGCGTTCAACATCCGCCTGTCGTTCCAGGTTCTGTTCATGGTGATCCTGGGCGGGCTCGGCTCCATGGCGGGCTCGTTCATGGGGGCGGCGTTCATCTTCATCCTGCCCATCGTCATCCGCATGGTGCCGGCGGCGCTGGGGCTTGAGATCGACGCTGCCACCGTGGAGCACCTCAACTTTCTCGTCATCGGCGCGCTCATCGTCGGCATCCTGATTGTGGAGCCGCACGGGCTGGCGCGCATGTGGTCGGTGGCGCGGCAGAAGCTGCGGGTGTGGCCGTTCCCCTACTAG
- a CDS encoding ABC transporter substrate-binding protein: MPRFLGAILAAVTAATVSTAPALAQDGELYLPLLTYRTGPFAGSGIPIADGMHDYLEMLNQRDGGIGGVKIKIEECETGYNTQKGVECYDSVVGGNPLIINPWSTGITLQLIPKASVDGIPVLSMAYGLSAAADGGVFPWVFNPPLSYWDGASAAVKYIGEQEGGMENLKGKKIGYIFLDAGYGREPIPLLEDLASEYGFTMTQYPVPFDTMQNQSSQWLNVRRDRPDYMVMWGWGAMNPTAVREAAKVRFPMDKFIGVWWSGGEDDARPAGAGAKGYKTMNFNAVGADFPVIQDIITHVYDNGASTVSDKSRIGENLYNRGVVNSFYMAEAIRTAQARTGKANVTPAEVRDGLEALDITAERLKEAGMEGFIQPLKLSCSDHAGQADIYVQQWTGDGWEKASDWFSPMVDKVRPMLETAAADYAQANAPWPEREVPCAAAQ, translated from the coding sequence ATGCCCCGATTTCTTGGAGCAATACTGGCCGCAGTTACGGCGGCAACGGTCAGCACCGCGCCCGCGCTGGCGCAGGACGGCGAGCTGTACCTGCCGCTGCTCACCTACCGCACCGGGCCGTTTGCCGGCTCCGGCATCCCCATTGCCGACGGGATGCACGACTACCTCGAAATGCTGAACCAGCGCGATGGCGGCATCGGCGGGGTCAAGATCAAGATCGAGGAGTGCGAGACCGGGTACAACACGCAAAAGGGCGTGGAGTGTTACGACTCGGTTGTGGGCGGCAATCCGCTGATCATCAATCCCTGGTCCACCGGCATCACCCTGCAACTGATCCCCAAGGCGTCCGTCGACGGGATCCCGGTGCTGTCGATGGCGTACGGCCTGTCGGCGGCAGCCGATGGCGGCGTCTTCCCGTGGGTGTTCAACCCGCCGCTTTCCTATTGGGACGGCGCTTCGGCGGCGGTCAAATATATCGGCGAGCAGGAAGGCGGGATGGAGAACCTCAAGGGCAAGAAGATCGGCTACATCTTCCTCGATGCCGGCTATGGCCGTGAGCCGATCCCGCTGCTGGAAGACCTCGCCTCCGAATACGGCTTCACCATGACCCAGTATCCGGTGCCGTTCGACACCATGCAGAACCAGTCGTCCCAATGGCTCAACGTGCGGCGCGACCGGCCGGACTACATGGTCATGTGGGGCTGGGGCGCCATGAACCCGACCGCCGTGCGCGAGGCGGCCAAGGTGCGCTTCCCCATGGACAAGTTCATCGGCGTGTGGTGGTCCGGCGGCGAGGATGACGCCCGGCCCGCTGGCGCTGGCGCCAAGGGCTACAAGACCATGAACTTCAACGCCGTCGGCGCCGACTTCCCGGTCATTCAGGACATCATCACCCACGTCTACGACAATGGTGCCTCCACGGTGTCCGACAAGTCCCGGATCGGTGAGAACCTTTACAACCGCGGCGTGGTGAACTCCTTCTACATGGCAGAAGCCATCCGCACCGCGCAGGCGAGGACCGGCAAGGCAAACGTGACGCCGGCCGAAGTTCGCGACGGGCTGGAGGCGCTGGACATCACCGCCGAGCGGCTGAAGGAGGCGGGGATGGAAGGCTTCATCCAGCCGCTGAAGCTCAGCTGCAGCGACCATGCCGGGCAGGCCGACATCTACGTTCAGCAGTGGACCGGCGATGGCTGGGAAAAGGCGTCCGACTGGTTCTCGCCCATGGTGGACAAGGTACGCCCGATGCTGGAAACGGCGGCCGCGGATTATGCGCAGGCCAATGCGCCGTGGCCGG